In the genome of Triticum urartu cultivar G1812 chromosome 5, Tu2.1, whole genome shotgun sequence, one region contains:
- the LOC125507115 gene encoding uncharacterized protein LOC125507115, producing the protein MSASSGYVAVPRCPVIFDGSNYTEFTGFMRIHMCGIRLWGVLSGEVCCPPRPVPPVAPTLPTPSVLPTDANQAAKDAAKVADEAADRAYDERVLAYEEALQLYHGALSAYTQWLDDDARAAAVLTASVLPQFASEFLGLPTVFEMWTRLREQYQPSGDALYLSMIRQEHALQQGDSIVDDFYAQSSAIWRQLDSLRSTGCRTCPCCQAVQANLEFHRVYEFLSRLRKEFEPRRAQLFAHGRISLMEALSEIRAEETRLCGAGLLEVPSVLATRAPTPPAPSTTSRSSAPPLLPTPSGGSGRPRPHCAYCNNDGHLESQCYTKKKHLRKARSSSSGTSSSTSTASAIALTEQDILRLKRLLAASGSSSTGTAGSVTDASRTEQSPSTQSGPSHAHSGWGWPSPP; encoded by the exons ATGTCTGCTTCATCGGGTTATGTTGCTGTCCCTCGCTGTCCGGTGATCTTTGATGGTTCTAACTACACCGAGTTCACTGGCTTCATGCGCATTCACATGTGTGGCATCCGTCTTTGGGGTGTTCTTTCTGGCGAGGTCTGTTGTCCGCCACGTCCAGTTCCTCCGGTGGCCCCTACTCTGCCGACTCCATCGGTTCTTCCTACGGATGCTAATCAGGCCGCCAAGGATGCGGCTAAGGTTGCTGATGAGGCTGCTGATCGTGCTTATGATGAGAGGGTTTTGGCTTATGAGGAGGCTCTTCAGTTGTATCATGGTGCTCTGTCTGCTTACACCCAGTGGCTTGATGATGATGCTCGTGCTGCAGCTGTTCTCACTGCTAGTGTTCTGCCTCAGTTTGCTTCTGAATTTCTGGGTCTTCCTACTGTCTTTGAGATGTGGACCCGTCTTCGTGAGCAATATCAGCCCTCTGGTGATGCCTTATACCTCTCTATGATCCGTCAGGAGCATGCTCTTCAGCAGGGTGACTCTATTGTTGATGACTTCTATGCACAGAGTTCTGCTATCTGGCGCCAGCTTGATTCTCTCCGTAGTACTGGGTGTCGTACCTGCCCCTGTTGCCAGGCTGTCCAGGCCAATTTGGAGTTTCATCGCGTCTATGAGTTCCTGTCTCGGCTCCGTAAGGAGTTTGAGCCCCGGCGTGCTCAGTTGTTTGCTCATGGCCGTATTTCTCTCATGGAGGCGCTTTCTGAGATTCGTGCTGAGGAGACTCGCTTATGTGGTGCTGGTTTGCTGGAGGTTCCCTCTGTGCTTGCTACTCGTGCTCCTACGCCACCTGCTCCATCGACCACTTCTCGCTCGAGTGCTCCGCCGCTCTTGCCCACTCCTTCTGGAGGCTCAGGTCGCCCCCGTCCACATTGCGCCTATTGCAACAATGATGGTCATCTTGAGTCTCAGTGCTACACGAAGAAGAAACACCTGCGCAAGGCTCGATCATCATCTTCAGGGACTTCGTCATCTACCTCGACAGCTTCAGCCATTGCTTTGACTGAGCAGGATATTCTGAGACTTAAGCGTCTGCTCGCGGCTTCAGGTTCTTCCTCGACGGGTACTGCCGGTTCTGTGACTGATGCTTCCCGCACTGAGCAATCACCCTCTACACAGTCAG GACCGTCACACGCACACTCTGGTTGGGGCTGGCCCTCGCCGCCGTGA